A stretch of the Sulfurimonas sp. HSL3-1 genome encodes the following:
- the hemJ gene encoding protoporphyrinogen oxidase HemJ — translation MQYYNWILAFHVMSLISWMAVLFYLPRLFVYHTEYASNAGFVEVVKIQEHKIYHYIGVPAMWATILSGGAMIALNPSLFQSGGWLHAKLTAALLLIIYHFTLGRYKKQLAEGTCTKSGKFFRAYNEIPTLLMIFIVIMVIVKPF, via the coding sequence ATGCAATACTACAACTGGATTCTCGCCTTTCACGTCATGAGCCTTATCAGCTGGATGGCCGTGCTGTTTTACCTGCCGCGCCTCTTTGTCTACCACACCGAGTATGCGTCCAATGCAGGCTTTGTTGAGGTCGTCAAGATCCAGGAACACAAGATCTACCACTATATCGGCGTGCCGGCGATGTGGGCGACGATCCTGAGCGGCGGGGCGATGATCGCGCTGAATCCTTCGCTGTTCCAGAGCGGCGGCTGGCTGCATGCGAAGCTGACGGCGGCGCTGCTGCTGATCATCTATCATTTCACCCTCGGGCGCTACAAGAAGCAGCTGGCGGAGGGGACGTGCACCAAGAGCGGCAAGTTTTTCCGTGCCTACAATGAAATCCCGACCCTGCTGATGATCTTTATCGTCATCATGGTGATCGTCAAGCCCTTCTAA
- the der gene encoding ribosome biogenesis GTPase Der, with protein sequence MKKLAIIGRPNVGKSSFFNRLLKERDAITSEMAGTTRDVKKRVATVLDREVEVLDTGGLDEGSELFDKVREKSIAAAKQADIILFMVDGKNLPIEEDKKLFHELEAMGKSMALVVNKIDNDKMKEKVWEYYEFGTQTIFGISVSHNRSINPLLEWIAKQLPYIPQAGELEAAEPDMMDEFDDLLDAYMEEDEEEGSIYDENDEMKESDEDPNHISVAIIGRVNVGKSSLLNALLGEERSVVSDVAGTTIDPIDETIERDDKTITFIDTAGIRKRGKIEGIERYALYRTRTMLERANLALLVLDASEPFRDLDEKIAGLIDENRLACMIVLNKWDKAPRDDYDKIVQQVRDRFKFLHYAPVITVSALTKQRIHKLYDMIIQINDNYSQRITTSRLNEALAFAMRKHPIPSMHGQVIRLYYATQYATRPPQIALIMNKPKGLHFTYRRFLANQLREAFNFEGTPLLFKAKKRGEK encoded by the coding sequence ATGAAAAAACTGGCCATTATCGGGCGACCGAACGTAGGCAAAAGCTCCTTTTTTAACCGTCTGCTCAAGGAGCGCGATGCCATTACGTCGGAGATGGCGGGGACGACGCGCGACGTCAAAAAACGGGTCGCCACTGTTCTCGACCGGGAGGTTGAAGTGCTCGATACCGGGGGCCTTGACGAGGGAAGCGAACTCTTTGACAAGGTACGCGAGAAGTCGATTGCGGCCGCCAAGCAGGCGGATATCATCCTGTTCATGGTCGACGGCAAGAACCTGCCGATCGAAGAGGACAAGAAGCTCTTCCACGAACTCGAAGCGATGGGCAAGAGCATGGCCCTCGTCGTCAACAAGATCGATAATGACAAGATGAAAGAGAAGGTGTGGGAGTATTACGAGTTCGGTACCCAGACGATCTTCGGTATCTCCGTCTCCCACAACCGTTCCATCAACCCGCTGCTCGAGTGGATCGCCAAACAGCTGCCCTACATCCCCCAGGCAGGGGAGCTGGAGGCGGCAGAACCGGACATGATGGACGAATTCGACGATCTCCTCGACGCGTATATGGAGGAGGACGAGGAAGAGGGCTCCATCTACGACGAGAATGACGAGATGAAAGAGAGCGACGAGGACCCGAACCATATCAGCGTCGCGATCATCGGCCGGGTCAACGTAGGCAAAAGCTCCCTGCTTAACGCCCTGCTGGGGGAGGAGCGCTCCGTCGTCAGCGACGTCGCCGGGACGACGATAGACCCCATCGACGAAACGATTGAGCGCGACGACAAGACGATCACCTTCATCGACACGGCCGGTATCCGCAAACGCGGCAAGATCGAGGGGATTGAACGCTATGCACTCTACCGTACCCGCACGATGCTCGAGCGCGCAAACCTCGCTCTGCTGGTGCTCGATGCCTCCGAGCCGTTCCGCGACCTTGACGAGAAGATCGCCGGCCTCATCGATGAGAACCGTCTCGCCTGTATGATCGTACTCAACAAATGGGACAAGGCGCCCAGGGACGATTACGACAAGATCGTGCAGCAGGTACGCGACCGTTTCAAGTTTCTGCACTACGCCCCGGTCATCACGGTGTCGGCATTGACGAAGCAGCGCATCCATAAACTTTACGACATGATCATCCAGATCAACGACAACTACTCACAGCGTATTACGACGTCGCGGCTCAACGAGGCGCTGGCGTTTGCCATGCGCAAACACCCCATCCCGTCGATGCACGGGCAGGTGATCCGTCTGTACTACGCGACGCAGTACGCAACGCGCCCGCCGCAGATCGCGCTCATCATGAACAAGCCCAAGGGGCTGCACTTCACCTACCGCCGTTTCCTCGCCAACCAGCTGCGTGAGGCATTCAATTTCGAGGGGACCCCGCTGCTCTTCAAAGCGAAGAAGCGGGGCGAGAAGTAG
- a CDS encoding UDP-2,3-diacylglucosamine diphosphatase has translation MDNSVKQYRSVFLSDIHLGSRHAQADALLDFFREFESEQLFLVGDIIDGWALRRRWSWPQEHSDVIQKLLRRARKGTKIVYVLGNHDEFVRSFLPLTLGDNIEVTNEFHFTATDGKEYLVTHGDFFDSITMTKKWLAKFGDISYEMLLKLNKPINRIRSLIGYKRFWSLSNFAKQSVKKAVMFIDDYEQVLVSEAKRREFDGVICGHIHKAENRNIEGVHYLNCGDWVESCTAVVETMEGEWKLLHFHRQQVEEEPLFLAAG, from the coding sequence ATGGATAACAGCGTCAAGCAGTACCGTTCCGTTTTTCTCTCCGACATCCACCTGGGTTCCCGCCACGCCCAGGCCGATGCCCTGCTCGATTTCTTCCGCGAGTTCGAAAGCGAACAGCTCTTCCTTGTCGGCGATATTATCGACGGCTGGGCGCTTCGCCGCCGCTGGAGCTGGCCGCAGGAGCACTCCGACGTCATCCAGAAACTGCTGCGCCGCGCCCGCAAGGGGACCAAAATTGTTTATGTCCTCGGCAACCACGACGAATTTGTCCGCTCCTTTCTCCCCCTGACACTGGGGGACAACATCGAGGTCACCAACGAATTTCACTTTACCGCTACAGACGGCAAAGAGTACCTCGTCACCCACGGCGACTTCTTCGACAGCATCACGATGACAAAGAAGTGGCTGGCGAAGTTCGGCGACATCAGTTACGAAATGCTGCTCAAGCTCAACAAACCCATCAACCGCATCCGCAGCCTGATCGGCTACAAACGCTTCTGGTCCCTTTCAAACTTCGCCAAGCAGAGCGTCAAAAAAGCGGTGATGTTCATTGATGATTACGAGCAGGTTCTTGTGTCCGAAGCAAAACGGCGCGAATTCGACGGGGTCATCTGCGGCCACATCCATAAAGCGGAGAACCGCAACATCGAGGGAGTGCACTACCTCAACTGCGGCGACTGGGTGGAGTCGTGTACTGCTGTTGTGGAGACGATGGAGGGAGAGTGGAAACTGCTGCACTTCCATCGGCAGCAGGTCGAAGAGGAGCCGCTGTTTCTGGCGGCAGGCTGA
- a CDS encoding glycosyltransferase family 1 protein, giving the protein MDTTVLLISDTVYDANGVSRFIQDMAAQSRQRDGRFSVLSASPLGGEEVESNIVNLRPFWYVRMPFYREQFLTIVPPWMQMYRYVKAASPDVIHISTPGPLGICAMLIAKRCGIPVAGTYHTDFPSYIRKQIKLEMAEAVTRRFMRFFFQRMQRVFSRSQHYMEVLERELKMEERKLRFLPPGSNTERFSPRHRDPAVWPRFDIPVDTLKILYVGRLSVEKNFLFVVDLFETLQHTCDVPLSLIVVGEGSLAESVSRRRNSHIHLLGLQGGSDLSALYASSDLMLFASVTETLGQVVMEAQASGLPCIVSDQGGVTDTVAHGKTGYCLSVEEDDEWQSKAKTMIENSVLRQQMGMAGWQRMQERSIAQTYERFMQAHDEIVKS; this is encoded by the coding sequence ATGGATACAACAGTATTACTGATCAGCGACACGGTCTACGACGCCAACGGGGTGTCGCGTTTCATCCAGGATATGGCCGCACAGTCCCGTCAGAGGGACGGCCGTTTCTCGGTATTGAGCGCTTCGCCGCTTGGCGGGGAGGAGGTTGAGAGCAACATCGTCAACCTTCGGCCCTTCTGGTATGTCCGAATGCCCTTTTACCGGGAGCAGTTCCTCACCATCGTCCCGCCGTGGATGCAGATGTACCGCTACGTCAAGGCGGCTTCGCCGGATGTCATTCACATCTCAACGCCGGGACCGCTGGGAATCTGTGCGATGCTGATTGCCAAACGGTGCGGCATCCCCGTGGCAGGGACCTATCATACGGATTTTCCCTCCTACATCCGTAAGCAGATCAAGCTGGAGATGGCCGAAGCGGTGACGCGGCGCTTCATGCGCTTCTTCTTTCAGCGGATGCAGCGGGTGTTCTCCCGTTCGCAGCACTATATGGAGGTACTGGAGCGGGAGCTGAAAATGGAAGAGCGGAAACTGCGCTTCCTGCCGCCGGGGAGCAATACGGAACGCTTCTCCCCCCGTCACCGGGACCCGGCGGTCTGGCCCCGTTTCGACATTCCCGTCGACACGCTGAAGATCCTCTACGTCGGCAGGCTCAGCGTCGAGAAGAACTTCCTATTTGTCGTCGACCTCTTCGAGACGCTGCAGCACACCTGCGACGTGCCGCTCTCCCTGATCGTCGTCGGCGAGGGGAGCCTGGCCGAGAGCGTGAGCCGGCGGCGCAACAGCCACATCCACTTGCTGGGTCTTCAGGGCGGTTCGGACCTCTCAGCCCTCTATGCTTCCTCGGACCTGATGCTGTTCGCCTCCGTCACCGAAACGCTGGGGCAGGTCGTGATGGAGGCGCAGGCCTCCGGGCTGCCTTGCATTGTCAGCGACCAGGGCGGCGTCACCGACACCGTGGCACACGGCAAAACGGGCTACTGCCTCAGTGTCGAAGAGGACGACGAGTGGCAAAGCAAAGCTAAAACGATGATTGAGAACAGTGTGTTGCGTCAACAGATGGGTATGGCCGGCTGGCAGCGGATGCAGGAGCGCTCCATTGCGCAGACCTATGAGCGTTTTATGCAGGCGCATGATGAAATTGTCAAGAGTTAA
- a CDS encoding peroxiredoxin, whose product MLVTQKAPDFTATTVLGDNQIVDNFNLYENFGEKGTVLFFYPLDFTFVCPSEIIAFDHRLQEFQDRGINVIGVSIDSQFSHFAWKNTPVENGGIGQVRYPLVADLTKEISKAYDVLLDGGVALRGSFLIDTDGTVRHAVINDLPLGRNIDEMLRMVDTMLFTNEHGEVCPAGWNKGDEGMKADTAGVADYLAKHSEEL is encoded by the coding sequence ATGCTCGTTACACAAAAAGCACCGGACTTTACCGCGACTACCGTTCTCGGCGACAACCAGATCGTCGACAATTTCAACCTCTACGAAAACTTCGGCGAAAAAGGGACTGTCCTCTTCTTCTACCCGCTGGACTTCACGTTTGTCTGCCCGTCAGAGATCATCGCGTTTGACCACCGCCTCCAGGAGTTCCAGGATCGCGGCATCAACGTTATCGGTGTCTCCATCGACTCTCAGTTCAGCCACTTCGCGTGGAAAAACACGCCGGTTGAAAACGGCGGTATCGGCCAGGTCCGCTACCCGCTCGTCGCTGACCTCACCAAAGAGATCTCCAAAGCTTATGACGTTCTGCTCGACGGCGGCGTCGCACTGCGCGGCTCTTTCCTGATCGACACAGACGGTACGGTCCGCCACGCTGTCATCAACGACCTCCCGCTCGGCCGTAACATCGACGAGATGCTGCGTATGGTCGACACAATGCTCTTCACGAACGAGCACGGTGAAGTCTGTCCTGCAGGCTGGAACAAGGGTGACGAAGGTATGAAAGCCGACACTGCCGGTGTTGCAGACTACCTCGCAAAACACTCCGAAGAGCTGTAA
- the metK gene encoding methionine adenosyltransferase produces the protein MSKEYIFTSESVTEGHPDKMADQISDAILDDIISKDPSSHVACETLVSNGFCVIAGELKTHAYTPMQDIVRNVVKEIGYTDSTYGFDHRSAAVLNAIGEQSPEIDQGVSREGGEIGAGDQGLMFGYACRETDVLMPLPIYLAHRITERLAEARKEGIIPYLRPDGKAQVSVRYIDGEPVSVETVVVSTQHHENIPQEQIHNDVIETVIKHVIPAELLSENIVYHINPTGSFVVGGPQGDAGLTGRKIIVDTYGGSCPHGGGAFSGKDPTKVDRSAAYAARYVAKNLVASGACDRATIQVAYAIGVVEPISVMVDTHGTSVVDEEKIEACVRELFDLTPKGIIESLDLLRPIYRKTAAYGHFGRELPEFTWEKIDKAEAIRAYLGF, from the coding sequence GTGTCTAAAGAGTATATTTTTACTTCCGAATCCGTCACTGAAGGACATCCGGACAAGATGGCCGACCAGATCAGCGATGCGATCTTAGACGATATTATTTCAAAAGACCCCAGTTCCCACGTTGCCTGTGAAACCCTCGTTTCCAATGGATTCTGCGTTATTGCCGGCGAATTGAAAACCCATGCGTATACCCCGATGCAGGATATCGTGCGCAACGTTGTCAAAGAGATCGGATACACGGACTCCACCTACGGGTTCGACCACCGCTCCGCCGCGGTGCTCAATGCCATCGGCGAGCAGTCCCCGGAGATCGACCAGGGCGTTTCCCGCGAAGGCGGCGAGATCGGTGCCGGCGACCAGGGACTGATGTTCGGGTACGCCTGCCGGGAAACCGACGTGCTGATGCCGCTGCCGATCTACCTGGCGCACCGCATTACCGAACGGCTTGCCGAAGCGCGCAAGGAGGGGATCATCCCCTACCTGCGTCCCGACGGCAAGGCCCAGGTCAGCGTCCGCTACATTGACGGTGAGCCCGTCAGTGTCGAGACGGTTGTCGTCTCGACCCAGCACCATGAGAACATCCCGCAGGAGCAGATTCACAACGATGTGATCGAAACGGTGATCAAGCATGTTATTCCCGCCGAACTCCTGAGCGAGAACATTGTCTACCATATCAACCCGACCGGCTCCTTCGTCGTCGGGGGACCGCAGGGCGATGCCGGTCTGACCGGTCGCAAGATCATCGTTGATACCTACGGCGGCTCCTGCCCGCACGGCGGGGGAGCGTTCAGCGGGAAGGACCCGACCAAGGTCGACCGTTCCGCAGCGTACGCGGCGCGCTACGTCGCGAAGAACCTTGTCGCTTCCGGTGCCTGCGACCGCGCAACGATCCAGGTCGCCTATGCCATCGGCGTCGTCGAGCCGATCTCGGTCATGGTCGATACCCACGGCACGTCCGTCGTGGACGAAGAGAAGATCGAGGCGTGCGTCCGCGAACTTTTCGACCTGACACCGAAAGGGATCATCGAGAGCCTCGATCTGCTGCGCCCGATCTACCGCAAAACGGCCGCTTACGGCCACTTCGGTCGGGAACTTCCGGAGTTTACCTGGGAGAAGATCGACAAAGCCGAAGCGATCCGCGCCTATCTCGGATTCTAA
- a CDS encoding 4Fe-4S dicluster domain-containing protein: MAVLINDTCINCGACIDECPVEAIVDEDDNPTGEEIYYVYGDKCVECVGHHDEPACATACPTEGCITWDAVGESPSHRDDISDDMRSDHTPVVE; this comes from the coding sequence ATGGCAGTATTGATTAACGACACATGTATCAACTGTGGTGCCTGTATTGACGAATGCCCGGTTGAGGCGATCGTAGACGAGGACGATAACCCGACGGGTGAAGAGATCTACTACGTTTACGGCGACAAATGTGTTGAATGTGTTGGCCACCACGATGAGCCGGCATGTGCAACTGCTTGTCCGACAGAAGGATGTATCACATGGGACGCAGTCGGCGAAAGCCCGTCTCACCGCGATGACATCTCAGACGACATGCGCAGCGACCACACACCGGTTGTTGAGTAA
- the ndk gene encoding nucleoside-diphosphate kinase, producing MEQTLSIIKPDAVAKGVVGKILDRFESNGLRVAATKMLQLSRKDAQDFYAVHKERPFFTDLVEFMVSGPVVVSVLEGENAVAKNRDLMGATNPQEAAAGTIRADFAENIDANAVHGSDSLENAEIEIRFFFAQREIS from the coding sequence ATGGAACAAACACTGTCCATCATTAAGCCGGATGCCGTAGCGAAGGGTGTCGTCGGCAAGATTCTTGATCGTTTTGAAAGCAATGGTCTGCGCGTCGCTGCAACGAAAATGCTGCAGCTTTCCCGCAAAGACGCTCAGGATTTCTATGCCGTTCACAAAGAGCGCCCTTTCTTCACTGACCTGGTCGAATTCATGGTCAGCGGCCCGGTGGTGGTCAGCGTTCTTGAAGGTGAAAACGCCGTAGCCAAAAATCGTGACCTGATGGGCGCGACAAACCCGCAGGAAGCGGCGGCGGGCACGATCCGCGCCGATTTCGCGGAAAACATCGATGCCAACGCGGTTCACGGCAGCGACTCTCTTGAGAACGCTGAGATCGAAATTCGCTTCTTCTTCGCACAGAGAGAGATCTCCTAA
- the rpmF gene encoding 50S ribosomal protein L32 → MAVPKRRVSHTRAAKRRTHYKIKLARPVKDSDGTYKMPHHVNPTTGEYK, encoded by the coding sequence ATGGCAGTACCTAAGAGACGCGTATCCCACACGCGTGCAGCAAAACGCCGCACCCACTACAAAATCAAACTGGCACGTCCGGTCAAAGACAGTGACGGCACTTACAAAATGCCGCACCATGTCAATCCGACAACCGGCGAGTATAAATAA
- the plsX gene encoding phosphate acyltransferase PlsX, translating into MKVKIAIDAMGGDFGPEPIVKGTIAALKHYRFEPILVGKKEEILPLIPGGFKDKISIVEAEDVIAMSDAATDALKRKESSIYKAVDLVRNGEADGVVSAGHSGATMSVATLRLGRLKHVLRPALVTLMPNKNKKRTVLLDVGANVDCKPEHLAQFAVMGSCYAHDMWAITLPTVGLLANGEEETKGNDVTKGAFQKLRGMEGFVGNVEGRDIFNGSVDVVVCDGFIGNLVLKSSEGVASTITHLIKDYIRKSPIAITGALLMRKVFKLLKKELDYAEVGGAPLIGVKGCTIVSHGKSNSKAIKNAIKQAIDFVDTGVNVHIERALDATAK; encoded by the coding sequence TTGAAGGTCAAAATCGCGATTGACGCGATGGGTGGGGACTTCGGTCCCGAGCCTATTGTCAAAGGAACGATTGCGGCACTGAAGCATTACCGTTTTGAGCCGATCCTTGTTGGAAAGAAAGAGGAGATTTTGCCTTTGATTCCGGGCGGGTTCAAAGACAAGATTTCGATTGTCGAAGCGGAGGATGTCATTGCGATGTCCGATGCAGCGACCGATGCGCTCAAGCGCAAAGAGAGCTCCATCTACAAAGCGGTTGATCTGGTCCGTAACGGTGAAGCCGACGGCGTCGTCTCCGCAGGGCACAGCGGCGCGACCATGTCGGTAGCGACCCTGCGCCTTGGACGTCTCAAGCACGTCCTGCGTCCGGCGCTGGTGACGCTGATGCCGAACAAGAACAAGAAGCGTACCGTGCTGCTTGACGTCGGCGCCAACGTCGACTGCAAACCGGAGCATTTGGCTCAATTTGCTGTGATGGGGAGCTGTTACGCGCATGACATGTGGGCGATTACCCTCCCGACCGTCGGCCTCCTGGCCAACGGCGAAGAGGAGACCAAGGGCAACGACGTGACGAAGGGGGCCTTCCAGAAGCTTCGCGGCATGGAGGGGTTCGTCGGCAATGTCGAAGGACGGGATATCTTCAATGGTTCCGTCGACGTCGTTGTCTGCGACGGTTTCATCGGGAACCTTGTCCTCAAGTCTTCCGAAGGGGTTGCGAGTACGATCACACACCTGATCAAGGACTATATCCGCAAATCGCCTATCGCGATCACGGGCGCGCTCCTGATGCGGAAGGTCTTTAAGCTTCTGAAAAAAGAGCTTGATTATGCCGAAGTCGGCGGGGCTCCGCTGATCGGGGTCAAGGGGTGCACCATCGTCAGCCACGGCAAAAGCAACTCCAAAGCGATTAAAAACGCGATCAAACAGGCGATCGACTTTGTCGATACCGGGGTCAACGTTCACATTGAACGCGCCCTGGATGCCACTGCCAAGTAA
- a CDS encoding beta-ketoacyl-ACP synthase III produces the protein MYAAFRSIGAYVPERILTNADLEKMVDTSDEWITKRTGIKERHIAADDEFTSDMGAKAAALAIERAGIAKEEIDLVICATISPDYFNMPSTATIISSKLGLPQVMAFDISAACTGFVYVVSMAKAFIESGMKKNVLVIGAEKLSAITDYTDRTTCILFGDGAGAAVISATENKDEAILDVHTGADGTYADLLMTPNGGTGSAHDALDAEAKTGCFMQMKGNETFKVAVRTLTSDVKEILAENGMSADDIKHFVPHQANYRIIKAVGDALNLREEQVVLTVHKYGNTSGSSIPIAINDLYESGKLQKGDMMLLDAFGGGLTWGSALVPFAGPASV, from the coding sequence ATGTATGCAGCTTTTCGTTCCATCGGGGCATACGTCCCCGAGCGTATTCTGACCAACGCCGACCTGGAGAAGATGGTCGATACCTCTGACGAGTGGATCACGAAACGCACCGGTATCAAAGAGCGCCATATTGCCGCCGACGACGAGTTTACCAGCGACATGGGGGCCAAGGCGGCTGCACTGGCGATCGAGCGTGCCGGCATCGCCAAAGAGGAGATCGATCTCGTGATCTGTGCGACGATCTCTCCGGACTACTTCAATATGCCCTCAACCGCGACTATCATCTCTTCCAAACTGGGCCTGCCCCAGGTGATGGCCTTCGATATCTCCGCTGCATGTACGGGATTTGTTTACGTCGTCAGCATGGCGAAGGCCTTTATCGAGTCGGGGATGAAAAAGAACGTCCTCGTCATCGGGGCGGAGAAACTCAGCGCCATTACCGATTACACGGACCGTACGACTTGCATCCTCTTCGGTGACGGCGCCGGGGCGGCGGTGATCAGTGCGACGGAGAACAAGGACGAAGCGATCCTCGACGTGCATACGGGTGCCGACGGCACCTACGCCGATCTGCTGATGACGCCGAACGGCGGCACGGGTTCGGCCCATGACGCACTGGACGCGGAAGCGAAGACCGGCTGTTTTATGCAGATGAAGGGGAACGAAACCTTCAAGGTCGCCGTGCGAACCCTGACCAGCGACGTCAAGGAGATCCTTGCCGAAAACGGCATGAGCGCCGATGACATCAAGCATTTCGTGCCGCACCAGGCGAACTACCGTATCATCAAAGCGGTCGGTGACGCCCTGAACCTGCGCGAAGAGCAGGTGGTGCTGACCGTGCACAAGTACGGGAACACCTCCGGGTCATCTATCCCCATCGCGATCAACGACCTTTATGAAAGCGGCAAGCTGCAAAAGGGCGATATGATGCTGCTCGATGCCTTCGGCGGCGGTCTGACCTGGGGAAGCGCGCTGGTGCCGTTTGCAGGACCGGCTTCGGTATGA
- a CDS encoding HIT family protein, translating to MATIDLPLLFIEVHDSEVPWLKIFVRRTVREFSECNAEEKAAVWDALDVIEREMLEYYRPEKINIASFGNMLPQVHWHIMARFKEDSYFPEPMWGPKQREGALELPPLGTFLERLAKKFSAES from the coding sequence TTGGCCACAATTGACCTCCCCCTTCTTTTTATAGAAGTCCACGACAGCGAAGTGCCGTGGCTGAAAATTTTTGTCCGCCGCACCGTACGTGAATTCAGCGAGTGCAACGCCGAAGAGAAAGCGGCGGTCTGGGACGCCCTTGACGTGATCGAGCGGGAGATGCTCGAGTACTACCGTCCCGAAAAGATCAACATCGCCTCTTTTGGCAATATGCTGCCGCAGGTCCACTGGCACATCATGGCCCGTTTCAAAGAGGACAGCTACTTTCCCGAACCCATGTGGGGCCCGAAACAGCGCGAAGGTGCACTTGAGCTGCCGCCGCTAGGAACGTTTCTTGAACGTCTGGCGAAAAAGTTTTCCGCCGAATCCTGA